CGGTCGGTGGCCCGGGGTCCCCACCCCTGGCCGGTGCTGTGTGGTCTGTCGCTCGTAGCTTTCGCTACGGGTCGTAGCGTAACTGTCGGCTCCCGGGCCTGGGGAGCCCCCTTCCGGTGATCTCCCTCACTCACCACCCCGAACGGCTCCGTACTGACCGGTATGGTCGCCGCCATGCAGAGCCGCACGTCGTCCACCACGCCTCCCGCCCGCACCGGCGGCCGCCCGCGCAGCGCGGCCGCCGACGCCGCGATCCTGGAGGCGACCCGGCAGGGCCTCGTCGAACTCGGCTGGTCCAAGCTGACGCTGGGCGCCGTCGCCACGCGCGCGGGCGTCGCCAAGACGACCCTGTACCGGCGCTGGGCGGGCAAGAGCGAACTGGTCGTGGACGCGGTGGCGGAACTCTTCGACGAGCTCGAACTGCCCGACCGGGGCAGCCTCGCCGCGGACATCGAGGGCGTCGTCCTGCAGTTCGCGGTGCTGCTCGGGCGGCCCGAGACGAAGACGGCGCTCATGGCGGTGGTCGCGGAGTCCACGACGGACGAGCCCCTGCGGGACCGCATCCGCGCGTCCATCGTCGACCGCCAGAAGCGGCTCGTCCTCGCGGGCCGCAAGCGGGCCCAGGAGCGCGGCGAACTCCCCGCCGAACCCGACGCGGTCTCGGCGTCCCGCACCGCCGACCTCATCTTCGACGTGATCGCGGGCGCGGTGGTCCACCGCGCCCTGGTCAGCGCGGAACCGGTGGACGAGGAGTGGGCCCGCCGCTTCACGCTCCTGCTCCTGGGGGGTTTGGCGGCGGCGGCCGCACAGCCCTGAGCGGGTGACGGAGGCACGGTTCGGCCAGGGGCGCGGGGAACTGCGCGACCAGCCCCCACGACCCGCAGCCGCAACTCAGACCTGATACCGCTCAGGCGCGAACAGGGCAAGGTTCTCTGCGACCCAGGCCGACGTGTGCTTGAGCCCCTCCGAGAGGGAGACCTCAGGAACCCACCCGCCCCACTCCCGCGCCCGGGAGTTGTCCGACAGAAGCCGCTCCACCTCACTCCCCGAGGGACGAAGCCGCGCCGGATCGACGACCACGGACGCCTCCCGCCCCGACGCCGCGATCAACGCCTCCGCGAGGTCACCGATGGAGATCTCCCGGCCCACGCCGAGGTTGACCGCGTGACCGAGCGCCCGGTCGGCGACCGCCATCGCCATGAAGCCGCGCGCCGTGTCCGTCACGTACGTGAAGTCCCGCGTGGGCGTCAGCGACCCCAGCT
The window above is part of the Streptomyces venezuelae genome. Proteins encoded here:
- a CDS encoding TetR/AcrR family transcriptional regulator encodes the protein MQSRTSSTTPPARTGGRPRSAAADAAILEATRQGLVELGWSKLTLGAVATRAGVAKTTLYRRWAGKSELVVDAVAELFDELELPDRGSLAADIEGVVLQFAVLLGRPETKTALMAVVAESTTDEPLRDRIRASIVDRQKRLVLAGRKRAQERGELPAEPDAVSASRTADLIFDVIAGAVVHRALVSAEPVDEEWARRFTLLLLGGLAAAAAQP